One stretch of Tenacibaculum sp. MAR_2010_89 DNA includes these proteins:
- a CDS encoding polyprenyl synthetase family protein produces MKPVEQIKLPIAKEMELFETKFKDAMLSKVPLLNRITYYIVRRKGKQMRPMFVFLVAKMVSDGGFDERTYRGASVVELIHTATLVHDDVVDDSNRRRGFFSINALWKNKIAVLVGDFLLSKGLLLSIDNEDFDILKLISIAVREMSEGELLQIEKARKLDITEEIYFEIIRQKTATLIAACCGIGAASVGANNETVQQMRKFGEYIGIAFQIKDDLFDYTEDKIGKPTGIDIKEQKMTLPLIYTLNNCSKKEKAWLINSVKKHNKNKKRVKEVITFVKNNGGLEYTTQKMHDYKNKALAILNNYPNSTYKDSLLQMIDYVVERKI; encoded by the coding sequence ATGAAGCCAGTAGAGCAAATAAAACTTCCTATAGCAAAAGAAATGGAACTCTTTGAAACAAAGTTCAAAGATGCCATGTTGTCTAAAGTTCCATTATTAAACCGTATTACCTATTATATCGTTCGTCGAAAAGGAAAACAAATGCGTCCAATGTTTGTATTCTTAGTTGCCAAAATGGTTTCTGATGGCGGTTTTGATGAACGAACTTATCGTGGTGCTTCAGTTGTAGAATTAATTCATACTGCTACGCTAGTTCATGACGATGTGGTTGATGACAGTAATCGTCGAAGAGGTTTCTTTTCCATCAATGCTTTATGGAAAAATAAAATTGCTGTTTTAGTAGGTGATTTTCTACTTTCAAAAGGATTACTTCTCTCAATTGACAATGAAGATTTCGATATTTTAAAACTTATTTCTATCGCAGTTCGAGAAATGAGTGAGGGTGAGCTATTACAGATCGAGAAAGCTCGTAAATTAGATATTACCGAAGAAATTTATTTTGAAATTATACGTCAAAAAACCGCTACACTAATTGCTGCTTGTTGTGGTATAGGTGCTGCTTCTGTTGGCGCAAACAATGAAACTGTACAACAAATGCGTAAATTTGGTGAATATATCGGTATCGCTTTTCAAATTAAAGATGATTTATTTGACTATACTGAAGACAAAATAGGAAAGCCAACAGGAATTGACATTAAAGAACAAAAAATGACATTACCTTTAATTTACACGCTAAATAACTGCTCTAAAAAGGAAAAAGCTTGGTTAATTAATTCTGTAAAAAAACATAACAAGAATAAGAAACGAGTTAAAGAAGTAATTACTTTTGTTAAAAATAATGGCGGATTAGAATACACTACTCAAAAAATGCATGATTATAAAAATAAAGCATTAGCTATTCTTAATAATTACCCTAACTCTACTTATAAAGATTCTTTATTGCAAATGATTGATTACGTGGTAGAGCGTAAAATTTAA
- the rlmN gene encoding 23S rRNA (adenine(2503)-C(2))-methyltransferase RlmN produces MSKKKDIRALTKEQLRDFFVKNNDKAFRGNQVYEWLWHKVAHSFDDMTNLSKETRKMLDDNFVINHILVDTMQRSKDGTIKNAIKLHDGLIVESVLIPTEKRTTACVSSQVGCSLDCKFCATARLKRMRNLNADEIYDQVAAIDKQSRLYHNHKLSNIVFMGMGEPLMNYNNVIKAIDKITSPEGLGMAARRITVSTSGVPKIIKKMADDEVRFNLAVSLHSAIDEVRTSIMPFNSTFPLKDLKESLEYWYEKTNKTITYEYVVWNGINDKKEDIDALVKFCQYVPCKVNLIEYNPIDDGEFQQASERALNNYISNLEMNDIVVNVRRSRGKDIDAACGQLANKS; encoded by the coding sequence TTGAGTAAGAAAAAAGACATACGCGCATTAACTAAAGAACAATTACGTGATTTTTTTGTAAAAAATAACGATAAAGCTTTTCGTGGTAACCAAGTGTATGAATGGTTATGGCATAAAGTAGCTCACTCTTTTGATGACATGACTAATTTATCTAAAGAAACACGTAAAATGTTAGATGATAATTTTGTTATTAATCATATTTTAGTTGATACCATGCAGCGTAGTAAAGACGGCACCATTAAAAATGCCATAAAACTACATGATGGTTTAATTGTTGAATCTGTTTTAATACCTACTGAAAAAAGAACCACAGCTTGTGTTTCTAGTCAAGTTGGTTGTAGTTTAGATTGTAAATTTTGCGCTACTGCTCGTTTAAAACGTATGAGAAACTTAAATGCAGATGAAATCTATGATCAGGTAGCTGCAATTGATAAGCAAAGTAGATTATACCACAACCATAAATTATCAAACATTGTATTTATGGGAATGGGAGAACCTTTAATGAACTATAACAATGTTATTAAAGCTATTGATAAAATTACTTCACCTGAAGGATTAGGAATGGCTGCAAGAAGAATAACTGTATCTACTTCTGGAGTTCCGAAGATTATAAAAAAAATGGCAGATGATGAAGTGCGTTTTAATTTAGCTGTGTCATTACACTCAGCTATTGATGAAGTAAGAACTTCTATCATGCCTTTTAACAGTACTTTTCCTTTAAAAGATTTAAAAGAATCTTTAGAATATTGGTATGAGAAAACCAACAAAACAATAACCTACGAATATGTAGTTTGGAATGGAATTAATGATAAAAAAGAAGACATTGATGCCTTAGTTAAATTTTGTCAATATGTTCCTTGTAAAGTTAATTTAATTGAATACAACCCTATTGATGATGGCGAATTTCAACAAGCTTCTGAAAGAGCTTTAAACAATTATATTTCAAATTTAGAAATGAATGATATTGTGGTTAATGTTAGACGCTCTAGAGGAAAAGATATTGATGCCGCTTGTGGACAATTGGCTAACAAATCGTAA
- the queA gene encoding tRNA preQ1(34) S-adenosylmethionine ribosyltransferase-isomerase QueA, with protein sequence MKLSNFEFELPEELLAEYPSEHRDEARLMVLHRDTQKIEHKLFKDLINYFDEGDVMMLNNTKVFPARMFGNKEKTGARIEVFLLRELNAENRLWDVLVDPARKIRIGNKLFFGNDDSLVAEVIDNTTSRGRTLRFLFDGSYEEFRKKLLELGETPLPKYIKRDVEPEDEHRYQTIFAKHEGAVAAPTAGLHFSKHLMKRLEIKGIDFAEMTLHVGLGTFNPVEVEDLSKHKMDSEKIIIPEESVSTINNAINTKRKVCAVGTTVMRTVESSVSSSNRLNDYNGWTNKFIFPPYDFSIANCMITNFHTPKSTLLMMVSAFAGHDFMMEAYQEAIKEKYKFYTYGDAMLIL encoded by the coding sequence ATGAAGTTATCAAATTTTGAATTTGAATTACCAGAAGAATTATTAGCAGAATATCCTTCAGAACATAGAGATGAGGCTCGTTTAATGGTATTACACCGTGATACTCAAAAAATTGAACATAAATTATTTAAAGATTTAATCAATTATTTTGATGAAGGTGATGTAATGATGTTAAACAATACGAAAGTATTTCCTGCCCGTATGTTCGGTAATAAAGAAAAAACAGGAGCTCGTATTGAAGTATTTTTATTACGTGAATTAAATGCTGAAAATCGTTTATGGGATGTATTAGTTGATCCTGCTCGTAAAATCAGAATTGGAAATAAATTATTTTTTGGTAATGATGATAGTTTAGTTGCTGAGGTAATAGACAATACAACCTCTCGTGGTAGAACTTTACGTTTCTTATTTGATGGTTCTTATGAAGAATTCAGAAAAAAATTATTAGAATTAGGAGAAACTCCTTTACCTAAATATATAAAACGTGATGTTGAACCAGAAGATGAGCACCGCTACCAAACTATTTTTGCAAAACATGAAGGAGCTGTAGCTGCACCAACTGCTGGATTACACTTTTCTAAACACTTAATGAAGCGTTTAGAAATTAAAGGAATTGATTTTGCAGAAATGACTTTACATGTTGGTTTAGGTACTTTTAACCCAGTCGAGGTTGAAGATTTATCTAAGCATAAAATGGATTCTGAAAAAATTATAATTCCAGAAGAAAGTGTTAGTACTATTAACAATGCAATAAACACAAAACGTAAAGTTTGTGCCGTAGGAACTACAGTAATGCGTACAGTAGAATCTTCTGTATCTTCTAGCAACAGATTAAATGATTACAATGGATGGACAAATAAATTTATTTTCCCTCCTTATGACTTTAGTATTGCTAACTGTATGATTACAAACTTCCATACACCTAAATCAACTTTATTAATGATGGTCTCTGCTTTTGCAGGTCATGATTTTATGATGGAAGCATATCAAGAAGCTATCAAAGAAAAATATAAGTTTTACACTTACGGTGATGCAATGTTAATTTTATAA
- a CDS encoding 3-phosphoshikimate 1-carboxyvinyltransferase, translating to MNLQLNTTTTALDAEITISGSKSESNRLLILQQLYPNLHIENLSDSDDTHHLQDALSSKKEIADIGHAGTAMRFLTAFFASQQGVTKILQGSDRMHNRPIEILVDALRSLGADITYLKKEGYPPLKIVGKELTKNTVSINGNVSSQYISALMLIAPSLKNGLSIELVGKITSVPYINMTLSLLHQLEIEASFSGQNINISPKTATNNQTIVVESDWSSASYFYSLIAMSTVNSTVKLTAYKEDSLQGDSSLATIYKHFGVSTHFEKNSIILTKNEAHINDTLIQDLKNAPDIAQTIAVTCFGLGIACDLTGLHTLKIKETDRLEALREELTKLGASIKVTNESLHLKPSTKINKDIQISTYNDHRMAMAFAPLALKTTLVIKEAKVVTKSYRNFWNDMNKIRVDTCEL from the coding sequence ATGAACTTACAACTAAACACAACAACTACAGCTTTAGATGCTGAAATTACTATTTCAGGTTCTAAAAGTGAATCGAACAGGCTATTAATTTTACAACAATTATATCCTAATTTACACATTGAAAACTTATCTGATTCTGATGATACTCATCACTTACAAGATGCTTTATCTTCTAAAAAAGAAATAGCAGATATTGGTCATGCAGGAACAGCTATGAGGTTTTTAACTGCTTTTTTTGCATCTCAACAGGGAGTTACAAAAATTTTACAAGGATCAGATAGAATGCATAACCGTCCTATTGAAATTTTAGTAGATGCATTACGCTCTTTAGGTGCTGATATAACTTATTTAAAAAAAGAAGGATATCCTCCTTTAAAAATTGTAGGTAAAGAATTAACTAAAAATACTGTTTCTATTAATGGTAATGTAAGTAGCCAATACATATCTGCATTAATGCTTATTGCACCTAGTTTAAAAAATGGCCTTAGTATTGAACTTGTAGGTAAAATTACTTCTGTACCTTATATAAACATGACACTTTCACTGCTACACCAATTGGAAATTGAAGCTAGTTTTAGTGGACAAAATATAAACATTTCTCCTAAAACTGCGACAAACAATCAAACTATCGTAGTAGAATCTGATTGGAGTTCAGCGTCTTATTTTTATTCATTAATAGCAATGAGTACAGTAAATTCAACAGTAAAACTAACTGCTTATAAAGAAGATAGTTTACAAGGTGATAGTTCTTTAGCTACTATATACAAGCATTTTGGAGTTTCTACTCATTTTGAAAAAAACAGTATTATTTTAACTAAAAATGAAGCCCATATTAATGATACTCTTATTCAAGATTTAAAAAATGCTCCAGATATTGCACAAACAATTGCTGTGACTTGTTTTGGTTTAGGTATAGCTTGCGATTTAACTGGATTACACACCTTAAAAATCAAAGAAACTGATAGATTAGAGGCACTACGTGAAGAACTTACCAAGCTTGGAGCATCTATTAAAGTTACCAATGAAAGTTTACATTTAAAACCTTCAACAAAAATTAATAAGGACATACAAATTTCAACCTATAACGATCATCGAATGGCAATGGCTTTTGCTCCATTAGCTTTAAAAACAACACTTGTAATAAAAGAAGCTAAAGTGGTAACAAAATCATATAGAAACTTCTGGAATGATATGAATAAAATAAGGGTAGATACTTGCGAATTATAA
- a CDS encoding nucleotide pyrophosphohydrolase, which translates to MNIQDAQKQVDDWIKNHGVRYFNELTNMAQLTEEVGEVARIIARRYGEQSEKESDKEKDLGEELADVMFVVLCLANQTGINLQEAFDKKLDIKTKRDHNRHHNNEKLK; encoded by the coding sequence ATGAATATTCAAGACGCACAAAAACAAGTAGATGATTGGATTAAAAATCATGGAGTTCGTTATTTTAACGAATTAACCAATATGGCGCAATTAACAGAAGAAGTTGGTGAAGTTGCCCGAATTATTGCGCGTAGATATGGAGAACAAAGTGAAAAAGAAAGTGACAAAGAAAAAGATTTAGGAGAAGAGTTAGCTGACGTTATGTTTGTAGTACTTTGTTTAGCCAACCAAACAGGAATTAATTTACAAGAGGCTTTTGATAAGAAATTAGATATAAAAACAAAACGAGACCATAATCGTCATCACAACAACGAAAAACTAAAATAA
- a CDS encoding VOC family protein, with product MNLNQVTLPSTNVDKAVIFYTKLGLHLIVDASPRYVRFELPNGDSTLSIHKVDQIATENIPIIYFEDENLDTLVEKLQEKGIEFSQLPKSETWLWREAHLEDPDGNKLILYKAGKNRKNPPWRIN from the coding sequence ATGAACTTAAACCAAGTAACTCTGCCTTCAACTAATGTTGATAAAGCAGTAATTTTTTACACAAAACTAGGCTTGCATCTTATTGTAGATGCAAGTCCTAGATATGTCCGTTTTGAATTACCTAATGGAGATAGCACACTATCTATTCATAAAGTTGATCAAATTGCAACAGAAAATATTCCTATAATTTATTTTGAAGATGAAAACCTTGATACTCTTGTAGAAAAACTACAAGAAAAAGGTATAGAATTTTCTCAGTTGCCTAAAAGTGAAACTTGGCTTTGGCGTGAAGCTCACCTAGAAGATCCTGATGGAAACAAACTTATTTTATATAAAGCTGGAAAGAATAGAAAAAATCCGCCTTGGAGAATTAATTAG
- a CDS encoding MFS transporter codes for MKKLYFNYLDTFKGLSKEVWWLALITLINRAGTMVIPFLSLYLTKSLEFTKIDVAWIMSCFGLGSVAGSWLGGKLTDKIGYYKVMKASLLLTGLLFIALQFVDTFSGFCIGIFLVMLVADTFRPAMFVALSAYSKPENKIRSVTLIRLAINLGFSAGPAVGGIIITSLGYSGLFWVDGVTCILATILLINVLHPKKSKVVDEVKVENPVSVFSDKAFWIFFVSMFMFGFIFLQYFSTMPLYYKDEHHLSELKIGLLLGLNGFIIFALEMPLIAWLQKSKYSKEFLMFFGLFLTGLSFLVLNLTGWIGVLIIGMLLMTIGEMIAFPFSNAFVMDRAKKGNQGEYMAYYSIAFSASHIFGHNAGLQLIDKLGFDSTWSIMTGLSIVGMLALLLLMRVIKKEKHELKPSNSAFN; via the coding sequence ATGAAAAAATTGTACTTCAATTATTTAGACACATTTAAAGGCCTCTCAAAAGAAGTTTGGTGGCTGGCCTTAATTACGCTCATTAATAGAGCAGGAACAATGGTTATTCCATTTTTATCGTTGTATTTAACCAAAAGTTTAGAATTTACCAAAATCGATGTCGCTTGGATTATGAGCTGTTTTGGACTAGGTTCAGTAGCAGGGTCATGGTTAGGTGGTAAATTAACGGATAAAATTGGATACTATAAAGTAATGAAAGCTAGTTTACTATTAACAGGTTTATTATTTATAGCATTACAATTTGTTGATACTTTTTCAGGATTTTGTATTGGTATATTTTTAGTAATGCTAGTTGCTGATACTTTTAGACCAGCAATGTTTGTTGCATTAAGTGCCTACAGTAAACCTGAAAACAAAATACGTTCAGTAACTTTAATTCGTTTAGCGATAAACCTAGGTTTTTCAGCTGGGCCAGCAGTTGGAGGGATTATTATTACCTCATTAGGGTATAGCGGACTTTTTTGGGTAGATGGTGTTACTTGTATTTTAGCTACTATTTTATTAATAAATGTATTGCATCCTAAAAAATCAAAAGTCGTTGATGAAGTAAAAGTAGAAAATCCAGTATCAGTTTTCTCTGATAAAGCTTTCTGGATCTTTTTTGTGAGTATGTTTATGTTCGGGTTTATATTCTTACAGTATTTTTCAACAATGCCTCTATATTATAAAGATGAACATCATTTGTCTGAATTAAAAATTGGTTTACTTCTAGGGTTAAATGGTTTTATAATATTTGCCCTTGAAATGCCTTTAATTGCGTGGCTGCAAAAAAGTAAATACTCAAAAGAGTTTTTAATGTTTTTTGGATTGTTTTTAACCGGCTTAAGCTTTTTAGTATTAAACCTTACTGGCTGGATAGGTGTATTAATAATAGGTATGTTACTTATGACTATTGGTGAAATGATAGCCTTTCCTTTTTCAAATGCATTTGTAATGGATAGAGCTAAAAAAGGAAATCAGGGAGAATATATGGCATACTATAGCATTGCTTTTTCAGCATCTCATATATTTGGTCATAATGCAGGATTACAATTAATTGATAAATTAGGTTTCGATAGTACATGGAGTATCATGACAGGCTTATCAATTGTAGGAATGTTAGCGCTTCTACTATTAATGCGTGTAATTAAAAAAGAAAAACATGAACTTAAACCAAGTAACTCTGCCTTCAACTAA
- a CDS encoding cyclase family protein → MIATIKHRLKEYTIDLSNPLDISIPINISKQNINAWYLKEPEISPVSTDNWVGSVAAGSAVNFNNIAFNPHAHITHTECVGHITKDVHSINKNLQKFFFLAEVVTIAPEKKSNGDQVITLQQLQKVLKNKTCEAIVIRTLPNSEEKRSARYSNTNPPYMLEEAAVYLQEIGIKHLLIDLPSVDKEKDEGKLLAHNAFWNTKGIIRFNATITEFIYVPNSIKDGTYFLNLMIAPFENDASPSKPILYKLV, encoded by the coding sequence ATGATTGCAACTATTAAACATCGTTTAAAAGAGTATACCATTGATTTATCTAACCCATTAGATATTTCAATTCCTATAAACATTTCTAAACAAAATATTAATGCTTGGTATTTAAAAGAACCTGAAATATCACCTGTTTCAACTGATAATTGGGTAGGAAGTGTTGCTGCAGGTTCAGCAGTGAATTTTAATAACATTGCATTTAATCCGCATGCACATATAACACATACTGAGTGTGTAGGACACATAACTAAAGATGTGCATTCAATAAATAAAAATTTACAAAAATTTTTCTTTCTTGCAGAAGTGGTGACGATAGCACCTGAAAAAAAATCTAATGGCGATCAAGTAATCACATTACAACAACTTCAAAAAGTATTAAAAAACAAAACATGTGAGGCTATAGTAATTAGAACACTCCCTAATTCAGAAGAAAAAAGATCAGCTAGATATTCTAATACAAATCCTCCATATATGTTAGAAGAAGCGGCTGTTTATTTACAAGAAATTGGGATTAAGCATTTGCTAATAGACCTTCCTTCAGTTGATAAAGAAAAAGATGAAGGAAAGTTATTAGCGCATAATGCATTTTGGAATACGAAGGGAATCATTCGTTTTAATGCTACCATAACAGAATTCATTTACGTTCCTAATAGTATAAAAGATGGAACATACTTTTTAAATCTTATGATTGCACCTTTTGAGAATGATGCTTCTCCAAGCAAACCAATTTTATATAAACTGGTTTAA
- the hemW gene encoding radical SAM family heme chaperone HemW codes for MAGIYLHIPFCKQACFYCDFHFSTSLKKKDELVHCLIKELVLRKNELQNEIIETIYFGGGTPSLLTASEIDQLLNAIYKNYNVIEAPEITLEANPDDLSKEKIEELAKSPINRLSIGVQSFFEEDLKSMNRAHNSKEAKECLAIATHHFDNITIDLIYGVPNMSTKRWKENLQIAFDFGINHISSYALTVEPKTVLDSFVKNGKYPEPDETEAKEHFNILMEETSKNGFVHYEISNFGKPDYFSKHNTSYWLGKKYIGIGPSAHSFNNTHRSWNIANNANYIKNIQLGNLPNEVEKLTKEDQFNEYLMTGLRTIWGVSLTKIKQDFGDVLYKKLITNSQKFINEKLLLITVSKTGNEVLKTTQKGMFLADGLASDLFII; via the coding sequence ATGGCAGGAATTTATTTACACATTCCCTTTTGTAAGCAAGCATGTTTTTATTGCGACTTTCACTTTTCAACTTCCTTAAAAAAGAAAGATGAATTAGTTCATTGTTTAATAAAAGAACTAGTACTAAGAAAAAACGAATTACAAAACGAAATAATAGAAACTATCTATTTTGGAGGAGGGACCCCTAGCCTATTAACAGCTAGTGAAATTGACCAACTTCTTAATGCCATTTATAAAAATTACAATGTAATAGAAGCTCCTGAAATTACATTGGAAGCAAACCCTGATGATTTATCTAAGGAAAAAATAGAAGAATTAGCAAAATCTCCTATTAACAGATTAAGTATTGGTGTTCAATCTTTTTTTGAAGAAGATTTAAAAAGCATGAATCGCGCTCATAATTCAAAAGAGGCAAAAGAATGTTTAGCTATAGCTACTCACCATTTTGATAATATTACCATCGATTTAATTTACGGAGTTCCAAATATGAGTACTAAACGATGGAAAGAAAATTTACAAATTGCTTTTGATTTTGGAATTAATCATATTTCATCATATGCCTTAACAGTTGAACCTAAAACTGTATTAGATAGTTTTGTGAAAAATGGAAAGTATCCTGAACCTGATGAAACCGAAGCAAAAGAGCATTTTAATATTTTAATGGAGGAAACTTCTAAAAATGGATTTGTTCATTATGAAATTTCTAATTTCGGAAAACCTGATTACTTTTCAAAACACAATACAAGTTATTGGCTAGGTAAAAAATACATTGGTATTGGTCCTTCAGCTCATTCTTTTAACAATACTCATAGAAGTTGGAACATTGCTAATAATGCTAACTACATTAAAAACATACAACTTGGAAACTTACCTAACGAAGTTGAAAAACTAACCAAAGAAGATCAATTTAATGAATATTTAATGACAGGTCTTAGAACAATTTGGGGTGTTTCTTTAACTAAGATAAAACAAGATTTTGGTGACGTTTTGTATAAAAAATTAATTACAAACTCTCAAAAGTTTATAAATGAAAAATTATTACTAATAACTGTTTCGAAAACAGGAAACGAAGTATTAAAAACTACCCAAAAAGGAATGTTCTTAGCAGATGGATTAGCTAGTGATTTATTTATAATTTAA
- the ruvC gene encoding crossover junction endodeoxyribonuclease RuvC: MKTEKIILGIDPGTSIMGFGIIKIIGKKMEFVQMNELLLKKYDDHYLKLKLIFERTIELIDTYNPDEIALEAPFFGKNVQSMLKLGRAQGVAMAAGLSREIPVTEYAPKKIKMAITGKGTASKEQVALMLKSLLNLKELPKNLDATDGLAAAVCHYYNSGKQIGGKNYTGWAAFVKQNPKKIN; the protein is encoded by the coding sequence TTGAAGACAGAAAAAATCATATTAGGTATTGACCCTGGAACCTCTATCATGGGGTTTGGTATTATTAAAATCATTGGTAAAAAAATGGAATTTGTTCAAATGAATGAATTACTATTAAAAAAATATGACGACCATTATTTAAAATTAAAACTCATTTTTGAACGTACTATAGAGTTAATAGATACTTACAACCCTGATGAAATTGCATTAGAAGCTCCTTTTTTTGGCAAAAACGTTCAATCAATGTTAAAACTTGGACGTGCTCAAGGTGTAGCTATGGCTGCAGGTTTATCTAGAGAAATACCTGTTACTGAATATGCGCCCAAAAAAATTAAAATGGCTATTACGGGTAAAGGAACTGCAAGTAAAGAACAAGTTGCTTTAATGCTTAAGTCGTTACTTAATTTAAAAGAATTACCTAAAAACTTAGATGCAACTGATGGTTTAGCTGCTGCTGTTTGTCATTATTATAACTCTGGAAAACAAATTGGAGGAAAAAATTATACTGGATGGGCAGCTTTTGTAAAACAGAATCCTAAAAAAATAAATTAA
- a CDS encoding Bax inhibitor-1/YccA family protein encodes MSVFGLRTSNPAFTNYFWKKSKSYSSNKMTLGGIITKTLFMLVLVCCTAFYTWHLFFSGVVVKWHTSIGALVAVFCSIYISYKHNVAKYLLPVYALAKGFFLGGISAYAHKQIPNLPFQAVGVTLLTFFVMFFLYKWRVIRVTKAFRSAIITTSVTIFLLYFIRWIFWWFGISVFFLSGNSRFAIAFNICTAIVASLSLLLDFDYIHRYLGKASKEREWLATWGFLITLIWLYVEVVRLLKKITFRV; translated from the coding sequence ATGAGTGTATTCGGGCTTAGAACTTCAAATCCTGCATTTACCAATTACTTTTGGAAGAAGTCAAAAAGTTATTCATCAAATAAAATGACTTTAGGAGGGATTATAACAAAAACCCTTTTCATGTTAGTATTAGTATGTTGTACTGCTTTTTATACCTGGCATTTGTTTTTTAGTGGAGTAGTGGTAAAGTGGCATACATCTATTGGAGCTTTGGTAGCTGTTTTTTGTAGTATTTATATTTCATATAAACATAATGTAGCTAAATATCTATTGCCAGTATATGCGTTGGCTAAAGGATTTTTTCTGGGCGGTATAAGTGCTTATGCTCATAAACAGATTCCTAATTTACCTTTTCAGGCTGTTGGTGTTACTTTACTTACATTTTTTGTAATGTTCTTTTTATATAAATGGAGAGTGATTAGAGTTACTAAGGCGTTTCGATCAGCTATAATAACCACATCTGTAACTATATTTTTGCTGTATTTTATAAGATGGATATTTTGGTGGTTTGGAATTAGTGTTTTCTTTTTATCAGGCAATTCAAGGTTTGCTATTGCTTTTAATATTTGTACAGCTATTGTAGCATCGTTGAGTTTGTTATTAGATTTTGATTATATACACAGATACCTTGGTAAAGCTTCTAAAGAAAGAGAATGGTTGGCTACTTGGGGCTTTCTAATAACATTAATTTGGTTGTATGTTGAGGTTGTACGTCTTTTAAAAAAAATAACTTTTCGAGTCTAA
- a CDS encoding LytTR family DNA-binding domain-containing protein, whose protein sequence is MNNINVFIIEDTPAESNRLVKFLEANSYSISGVAKSFREALILFHKVKVDIVIIDVFLNGSPDGIAFAEMIQANPETAKPFVFLTNSVDRQLFLRAKLTRPYSYLMKPFNELEILYAIEMAVSMFYTEDNTFLNEEEETIISENYVFIKKGKSLKKVHINDVIFIEVEEKYCSIVTAKEKFVISISLTKILKLLDNSLFCRTHRNFIVNIEKIEEIIPVDNLIILDKKHKVPLSEKYRGVIKKVRTLK, encoded by the coding sequence ATGAATAATATTAATGTATTTATTATTGAGGATACCCCCGCAGAAAGCAATCGATTAGTAAAATTTCTTGAAGCTAATAGTTATTCTATATCTGGTGTAGCTAAAAGCTTTAGAGAAGCTTTAATTCTATTTCATAAAGTTAAAGTAGATATTGTTATAATTGATGTTTTTTTGAATGGTAGTCCTGATGGAATTGCGTTTGCAGAAATGATCCAAGCCAATCCTGAAACAGCAAAACCTTTTGTGTTTTTAACTAACTCGGTAGACCGACAACTTTTTTTGAGAGCTAAATTAACAAGACCTTATAGTTATTTGATGAAGCCATTTAACGAGTTAGAAATTTTGTATGCTATTGAAATGGCTGTTTCAATGTTTTATACAGAAGACAATACTTTTTTGAATGAGGAAGAAGAAACAATTATAAGTGAAAATTATGTTTTTATAAAAAAAGGAAAGAGTTTAAAAAAAGTACATATTAATGATGTTATTTTTATTGAAGTTGAAGAGAAATACTGTTCTATAGTTACAGCAAAAGAAAAGTTTGTGATATCAATATCACTCACAAAAATTTTAAAACTTTTAGATAATTCATTGTTTTGTAGAACTCATAGAAACTTTATCGTTAATATTGAAAAAATTGAAGAGATTATTCCTGTTGATAACCTTATTATACTAGATAAAAAACATAAAGTACCTCTTAGTGAAAAATATAGAGGAGTTATAAAAAAAGTGCGTACATTAAAATAA